CTAGCTGCGGCCTCCGGATTACTAAGAGAATATGATGAAGAAGGGCCCCATTTTATTGGCATTCCTGAGGAGGTGATTGACCCTGAGCATTTAACGGAAACAGTCGGCGATGCGTTAGCGAAATTTGGCAGCGCGTTGATTGTTGTAAGTGAAGGTGTGTTATGGGAGAGAGAACGTCCTGTGGCTAGGGCCCAGGTGAATGGGCGACATATTCTTGGTGGGGTGTCTCAACAAATTGCCCACTATCTTGAAAAACAGCTCGGTGTGGACGGGATTCGATCAGAATTATTTGGCATGAATCAACGAAGCTTTTCTATGGCGGTGTCTGACATTGATCGTGCGGAAGCGAGAGCTGTAGGGGAAACTGCAGCACGTCTAATGAATGATGGGGAAACCGATTTTATGGTATCTATTCGTCGTCAAGACTCTTATACTTATAGTACAACAATGGAAGCGGTCCCCATTCAGGAGGTTTTTGTGCAGGGTGAACAAACGATGCCGAAGCAATGGATTCACCACCCAGAAAATTATCATCATTGGTTGCGTCCTCTAGTGGGGGAGGGCATGCCTTCATACCCTCGGCCGCTGTAAAAGGAGAGAGGCTAGCTTGACAAAAAAACTTACAGCGAATGGTGAAGCGCTATATTTGCAAATTCAACGCATTTTAATTCAACGGATTCAAGATAAGGTATGGTTGCCCAATACACTGATTCCGACCGAACAAGAATTGATGGATGAATTTGAGGTCAGTCGAACGACGATTCGACAAGCCATTGCAATGCTTGTGCAACTCGGCCTACTAGAGAAAAAACAAGGTCGTGGGACGGTCGTCAAACCCCAAAAACTTGTCGGAAATCTAGGTCAGCTGAAAGGTTTTGCGGAAGAGGTGCTCGAGAAAGGAAAGACGCCAAGGTCTCGTGTGATACGGGCCGAATTTAAAGACTTGTTGTACCCAGAAAAAGATATCCTCTCTGTTGCTGAAGACAAAGAAGTTTTTCTAATTGAACGTATTCGTTTTGCCGATGAGACACCCATTGCTTTTGAGCGAACATGTTGGCCTCAAGAAATCGGGAACGTCTTAGCGTCGTATGATTTAAATGAAGCGCAATATTACCCAATTTTAGAAGAGAATGGGTATTACTTAAAAAGCGCACATGAAAAAATCTCTGCCATAAACGCCACAGTGGTAGAAGCAGATTACCTGGGAATTCGGCCAGGAGAAGCTTTGCTAGAAATGACTCGCTTAAGCTATGGATTAGATGGTCATCCTATGGAATACACGCGAACGAAGTATCGAAGCGACCAATATCATTATGATATCGAACTAGAAAGGTGATGATGCCCTTGTCATGGATGGATGGAAAAACCATGTTGGCACACGCGTACGAACATCAATATGGCATTGGTGCCTTTAGTGCTCAAAATGCAGAGATGATTAAAGGCATTATTGAGGCGGCAGAGGAGGAGCAATCTCCGGTGATGATTCAGATTGGTCAAAAAGCGATCAATCATTTAGGGTTGTTACCGCTCAAAGAAATGGTGGCCCAGCTCGCTCGGGATGCCACTATTCCAATAGCGGTTCATTTAGATCATAGCCGGAGTTATCAACAAGCGATGCAAGCAATTCAAGCCAATTTTCAATCTGTAATGTTTGATGGATCGGCACTACCATTCAATGAAAATGCTTATTGGACACGTCAAGTGGTGATGGCTGGACACGCCCTTGGGATTGGTGTTGAAGGGGAAATTGGAAAAATCGGTGGGACAGAGGATGATATTAGCATCAGCGATAGTGAAGCAACGATTACAAAAACTGAGGAAGCTATGAAATTTGTTGAGGAAACAAATGTAGATTATCTAGCAGTGTCTATAGGAACAGCTCATGGCCTTTATACCGCAGAACCGCACATTCGTATGACAAGGCTGAAAGAAATCGTAGCAGCAGTCAATCGACCTATCGTACTGCACGGCGGTTCAGGTGTACCGGATGTACAAGTGCAGGAAGCCATTAAGAATGGTGTTGCTAAGATTAATGTGGATACTGAACTTCGTAAAGCTTTCTCATCAGGGATGCAACATGCGTGGCACGATCAAGCGGACAATTATGTCGTTGCAGATGTTTTGCAGCAAGGAATAGACGAAATGAAGAAAGTCGTCAAACAAAAGATTCGCGTGTTTGGCAGCCAAAAACAGATAAGTACGTAATAAAAGATCGTAACGTTATGATGATAAGGATGTGATGAATTTGCGGAAATATGGACTACTGATTAATGGACAGGAAATTGTAAAAACATACTTTTTGCCTGTACAGCAAAAATATACTGGCAACTTATTGGCTGAAGTGTCTGTCGCAGAGAAAGATGATGTGGATCGAGCAGTTGACGCGAGTATGGAAGGTCAAAACCTTGTCTTGCCCCCATATCAACGCTATCAAATCCTACATTCAGCTGCTTCTTTGCTTCGGGAACGTAAGGAAGATTTAGCGCATCTTATGACCGACGAGGTAGGAAAGCCTATTATAGAAGCAAGGACAGAAGTTGAGAGGGCAGCCATGACGTTGGAGATATCGGCTGAAGAGGCGAAGCGTATTCAAGGGCAGGGGATTCCTGTGGAAGCATCACCTGGGGCTGAAGAGCGACGCGCTTTTACGATCAAAGTGCCAGTTGGTGTTGTTGCGGCGATTACACCATTTAATGTGCCGCTAAATTTGGCTTGTCATAAAATTGGGCCTGCGCTGGCGGCTGGAAATAGTGTGATTGTAAAGCCGGCGGAAAAAACGCCGCTGTCTACCATTTATTTAGCGAATCTGTTGCTTGAAGCAGGTCTTCCTCATCAAAGGTTGCATGTTCTTACTGGGCATGGGCCGGACATTGGTCGTTGGTTGACTGACAATCCGAATGTTCACATGTTTACGTTTACCGGTAGTCCACGTGTTGGAGAACAGCTTCGTAAACAGGCAGGGTTACGCAAAGTTGCCCTAGAGCTCGGAAATAATTCAGCGACGATCGTTCATAAAGATGCAGATATACGAGAGGCCGCAAAGCTTGTGTCCATGAGAAGTTTTAACTCTGCGGGGCAAGTATGTATCTCTGTTCAAAGGGTCTTTGTCCATGCAGACGTGTATAACGAGTTTTTAGAACAGGTCGTGGATCATACAAAACAATTGCATGTTGGCGATCCGCACCTTGAAGACACCCAGGTTGGGCCCATGATTTCTGAAAGTGAAGCTCAGCGTGTAGAGGCATGGGTGAATGAGGCGGTAGCTGACGGGGCAAAGTTAGAAACAGGTGGGCTTCGTGAGGGTGCAATATATCACCCAACGATACTGACAAACGTCACCGAGACAATGAAAGTATGTAAAGATGAAGTGTTTGGGCCAGTAGTGACAATGGATACGTATGAGGACGCAGATGATGTCTTTGAGCGTGTCAATCGTTCACAGTATGGCTTGCAGGCAGGTGTTTTTTCTATGAATATGCGCTTTTGCTTGGGTGCGGCTGAAAAGTTAAATGTCGGTGGTGTGATCATAAACGACACTTCAGCTTTTAGAGTGGACGCTATGCCTTACGGTGGTGTGAAAAAGAGTGGTACGGGCAAAGAAGGTCCCCGTTATGCGATGGAAGATATGATGACGGAAAGATTAGTCGTGCTGCGTTAAATGAACACATATTTAAGGCACGGTCAAAGGAGGAATGGATTGTGATCGCTCCGGTCGTGCCTATCTTTTTCATCTTTTTCATCGGTTTTTTAGTGCAAAGAAAATGCTCTTGGGATATCACCCCTTTTTCACGCCTTGCCCTAACTGTATTTCTGCCTTTCCTAGTGTTTCGTAGCTTTTATACGTATGGATTGCCACTTTCATCATTTTATTATGCAATTTATCTTATCGGCGTTATCGGAGCTTGTCTGTTGCTCGTTGTTTTTGTTTCCTGGCTACAAAGATTATCGAAAGAGCAAACGTGTGGCATGATGCTGTCGTCGGCATTCAGCAATAATGGAAACTACGGTATTCCGCTCGTTTTGTTTGCTTTTGGCGGTGAGGCTGAAGTCGTTGCTGTGCTGCTTATGGTCATGCAACAGGTCCTTATGCACACAGTAGGATTTTACATCGCTGCAGTGGGAGGGCAAGCATCTAAACAGATAAATGGTTGGCATCTTCTCAAAATGCCGATATTACACGGTGCTTTAGCGGGTTTAGTGCTCCATTGGTTTACGATCAAAATCCCTCAACCAATAGAGCAGGCGATCCAATCATTAGCTGATGCAGCTGTGCCATTAATGATGATGATTTTAGGTATGCAACTTGGATCAATGATAATGCGAAAGTTGGAATGGCCGCGCCTCGGACTAACGGTTACGATTAAACTGGTCATTGCTCCGCTTGTAGCAACCTTTCTTGTATACTGGATGCCAGTAACCCTTTTGGAAAAGCAAGTCATGATCATCTTAGCGGCAACCCCGGCAGCTGCGAATACAACGTTGTATGCTTTGCAGTATCATACGGATCCTGGTCACGTGTCGGCAGCAACATTTTTTTCAACGCTGTTAAGTTTGTTTACAATTCCTTTAGTGCTGTCCATTCTGCTCTAAGTTTGCATGAATCAAATGTGAAAAAAGCAAGCTCACGCCTACCTAGCAAAGGTGAATTTGAGGGTATCCGATGTACCTTTCTCTATTTTTACATCATAAAAGCCGGTGACATTTTACTGTTTGAAAAAGTCACCGGCTTTTTCTCGTTTGTTTTAGCCTAGCCTCTATCTCTCATTACTTGTCCGAGACGGAAACACAATGGTCAGCTAAAAATGCTTCGATGGAAATGGCCTGGTTGGTTCGAATCGATTCTTCGGCTGCCAAGCCAACGACAATCGACCAGAAGCCTTCATCCACCGTGGCGGTCGTAGTCTTGCGCCCTTCAATGTTGTCGATAAAGTATTTATGTTCGTAATACGTTCCTCCATGGTGACCGCTGCTTTGAATGACTTTTGGATAGCATGGTGTGGAAATGCGGCTCGCTTGGTGCTCTCCACTAAGAACTTCAAGGTAGGTCTCAGGTCTTTCAGCGGGCAGAAAATCGCTGTTTTCATATGCTTTTAAACGTCCTTGATTTCCGCACAAGGTTATTTCTTCATAAAACATTGGGGCAAACATACAGAGGTTAAAGGATGTATGGATATCATTTTCATATACAACAGTCACCTGTGCATGATCGAGCACATCGGAAGCTTGTTGATCGTACGAATATTCCTTAAAATTAACCGCTTGACCGCCTGTTGCGTACACCGTTTTAGGACGCGCTTGGGCGAATAAGTTAAGCAGATCAAAGTAGTGACATGCTTTTTCGACGAGAGTGCCTCCTGAGTATTTTGAAAACTTATTCCATTGGCGGACCTTGTCTAGGAACGGGAGGCGGTGCTCGACAATTGAAATCGTCTTAACGTCACCAATGGCTCGGCGTTCAAGAGCTTCATGAATCGCTTCGCTGTAAATCGCTTTGTGACGGTACTGCAGGCCAATTTGAAACACGCCGGAATAAGAAGCAGCTAGTTCGCGGATTTCAATGGCATCAGCGAGTGTTGTTGCCATAGGCTTTTCCAGCATGATGTGCTTTCCTGATTGCACCGCTTCCCTCACAATATCAATATGTGTATAGTTTGGCGTGCAAATAATGAGCGCATCAACATGAGGGTCATGGCAGGCTTCTTGAAGAGAAGAATAGCAATGTAACGTGTGCCCTTCATACGTGTCCTCAAACTGTTTTTTTGTGTGAGCCATGCTGCGCTTGTCCACGTCATAGATGCCGTGAATGGTTGCACGCCCTTCCAGCATTGTGACTTCAATGTGTTCCATGCCAATCATACCTGCACCAATAATAACAAATTTGTATTGAGGTGCAAGATCTTTAAAAATATGCCGATCTTCTTGTGGAAGGTATGCTGATTTAAAGTTGCTTCTAAAGAAGTTGCTATTCATTTCTAACATGAGGATCCCCCTTGATCAAAGATAGTT
Above is a genomic segment from Litoribacterium kuwaitense containing:
- a CDS encoding diphosphate--fructose-6-phosphate 1-phosphotransferase yields the protein MKRIAVLQAGGPTPVLNASLASFVEKARSSGHLLFIQGGYQGLADGHFIEASDTFLAWICNNAHVPGACLGAGRFQLKEKTFNLCIQQLQQHRIDTLVGIGGNGTMAALHKLSEHARQMEMDLQIVGIPKTVDNDISCTDHAPGFGSAARYVATSTRDMSRDLLAMKGFEKVRVLETMGRHTGWLAAASGLLREYDEEGPHFIGIPEEVIDPEHLTETVGDALAKFGSALIVVSEGVLWERERPVARAQVNGRHILGGVSQQIAHYLEKQLGVDGIRSELFGMNQRSFSMAVSDIDRAEARAVGETAARLMNDGETDFMVSIRRQDSYTYSTTMEAVPIQEVFVQGEQTMPKQWIHHPENYHHWLRPLVGEGMPSYPRPL
- a CDS encoding GntR family transcriptional regulator translates to MTKKLTANGEALYLQIQRILIQRIQDKVWLPNTLIPTEQELMDEFEVSRTTIRQAIAMLVQLGLLEKKQGRGTVVKPQKLVGNLGQLKGFAEEVLEKGKTPRSRVIRAEFKDLLYPEKDILSVAEDKEVFLIERIRFADETPIAFERTCWPQEIGNVLASYDLNEAQYYPILEENGYYLKSAHEKISAINATVVEADYLGIRPGEALLEMTRLSYGLDGHPMEYTRTKYRSDQYHYDIELER
- a CDS encoding class II fructose-bisphosphate aldolase; the encoded protein is MDGKTMLAHAYEHQYGIGAFSAQNAEMIKGIIEAAEEEQSPVMIQIGQKAINHLGLLPLKEMVAQLARDATIPIAVHLDHSRSYQQAMQAIQANFQSVMFDGSALPFNENAYWTRQVVMAGHALGIGVEGEIGKIGGTEDDISISDSEATITKTEEAMKFVEETNVDYLAVSIGTAHGLYTAEPHIRMTRLKEIVAAVNRPIVLHGGSGVPDVQVQEAIKNGVAKINVDTELRKAFSSGMQHAWHDQADNYVVADVLQQGIDEMKKVVKQKIRVFGSQKQIST
- a CDS encoding aldehyde dehydrogenase family protein; this encodes MNLRKYGLLINGQEIVKTYFLPVQQKYTGNLLAEVSVAEKDDVDRAVDASMEGQNLVLPPYQRYQILHSAASLLRERKEDLAHLMTDEVGKPIIEARTEVERAAMTLEISAEEAKRIQGQGIPVEASPGAEERRAFTIKVPVGVVAAITPFNVPLNLACHKIGPALAAGNSVIVKPAEKTPLSTIYLANLLLEAGLPHQRLHVLTGHGPDIGRWLTDNPNVHMFTFTGSPRVGEQLRKQAGLRKVALELGNNSATIVHKDADIREAAKLVSMRSFNSAGQVCISVQRVFVHADVYNEFLEQVVDHTKQLHVGDPHLEDTQVGPMISESEAQRVEAWVNEAVADGAKLETGGLREGAIYHPTILTNVTETMKVCKDEVFGPVVTMDTYEDADDVFERVNRSQYGLQAGVFSMNMRFCLGAAEKLNVGGVIINDTSAFRVDAMPYGGVKKSGTGKEGPRYAMEDMMTERLVVLR
- a CDS encoding AEC family transporter, encoding MIAPVVPIFFIFFIGFLVQRKCSWDITPFSRLALTVFLPFLVFRSFYTYGLPLSSFYYAIYLIGVIGACLLLVVFVSWLQRLSKEQTCGMMLSSAFSNNGNYGIPLVLFAFGGEAEVVAVLLMVMQQVLMHTVGFYIAAVGGQASKQINGWHLLKMPILHGALAGLVLHWFTIKIPQPIEQAIQSLADAAVPLMMMILGMQLGSMIMRKLEWPRLGLTVTIKLVIAPLVATFLVYWMPVTLLEKQVMIILAATPAAANTTLYALQYHTDPGHVSAATFFSTLLSLFTIPLVLSILL
- a CDS encoding Gfo/Idh/MocA family protein codes for the protein MLEMNSNFFRSNFKSAYLPQEDRHIFKDLAPQYKFVIIGAGMIGMEHIEVTMLEGRATIHGIYDVDKRSMAHTKKQFEDTYEGHTLHCYSSLQEACHDPHVDALIICTPNYTHIDIVREAVQSGKHIMLEKPMATTLADAIEIRELAASYSGVFQIGLQYRHKAIYSEAIHEALERRAIGDVKTISIVEHRLPFLDKVRQWNKFSKYSGGTLVEKACHYFDLLNLFAQARPKTVYATGGQAVNFKEYSYDQQASDVLDHAQVTVVYENDIHTSFNLCMFAPMFYEEITLCGNQGRLKAYENSDFLPAERPETYLEVLSGEHQASRISTPCYPKVIQSSGHHGGTYYEHKYFIDNIEGRKTTTATVDEGFWSIVVGLAAEESIRTNQAISIEAFLADHCVSVSDK